CTATTATTGATATCTTTTGATGATTTAGCTAGTTGGTCAAAGCCTTTTCTGAACTCATCAAAACCTTTAGTCAATTCCTCAGATGCATTTACAAATGAACCAAGTACAGGTTCTAATTGATCCATAGTATGTCTTATTCTATCTATACCAGTATTAGCTACGGCGGTTGAATCATCAATATAATTAGTTGTATAATTAGCTAGGTCATGCATTTTATTAGAAGCAGAGGAAGTAAGGTTATTAAGGTTATCCAGTCTGCTGGAAATAGTTTTTGAAGATTTATCGCTGTCATTAATTAATTGATTGACCTGTTTATTAAGAGTACCTAACTCATTATCAATCTGTTCTAGAGTATCTTCTGAGAATAATAAGCGGATAGAGGGTTCTGCTTGACCGATGACACCACCTATATCTTTACGTCCTTTTACTATTCCATAGTTTCTACAATTAGATACATAACCAGTTTGCCTTCCAATTATGCCTCCTATATTATAACCTACATGATGGTAACCTATAGCACCGCGATTTTCACTGGATTCTACGATACCTTGATTATATCCTACAATACCACCAGTATCAGTTAGAGCATCAATATTTTCAGTTGAATTCAATTGTTCAATATTTATGTCTTTTATATTATAAGATGCCATATCTTTGTTTTGAACTATACCGTCATTTGTTGTATTTACATTACTGTTATTGACACATTCTAATATGTAACCTACATTTTGACCTACGATTCCACCTATGTAATGTTCTCCTATTATTAGGCCATTAGATGTACAATTTGCAATTTTACCTGATTTATCATTGTATCCGGCTATGCCTCCAATGCTTGTTGAACCTTTGACAGTTCCATGAAAAGAACAATTAATGATTTGTCCTCTATTTGTACCAACAATCCCACCTATTTCTTTCTTGGTACCGCTAGGTCTTACATTGCCTTTTACAGTAAGATTTTTGATTATACCATTCTCCTGTAGATATCTGAACAATCCTTGGTCGGAGCCGGATTCATGAGTATTTAAACCATTTATTGTATGGTTGTTTCCGTCAAAGATACCAGAGAAGCTTGGTATTGGTTCAAAAGTTATAGAGGATAGGTTGATATCCCCTGTCAATGTAACAATAATGTTCTCTGAGAAGGTATCCAAACGACAGTTCTCTGATAGTTTTTGCAGATCCTCAGCTGTATAGATATATATGACATTAGAAGTTGTTTCTGCTGTAGAATCATAAGTAAGTGTGAATAACATAAATATTGATAATACAACAGATAGATATATTTTTAATCTTTTCAATCTACAACCTCCTCTCTCATTTCCAGTTCTTTATTATCAGTTGTTACGCTTCCCATTTCAACGATACCTTTTACTTCGCCTTTAATGGTACCTTTTATTTCTGCATCTACATATCCTGAGATATATCCTTGTAATCGACCATTCATTTTCAGATTTCCTCTATGTAACGTTATTATTCCTCTTCTTTTTAATACAAAAGCAGTTTTTTCTATTATTTTATCACCAAACAACAGTGTTTGAGGTAGTACACCCATAACTAGGATGAGAGATATTATGGTACCTCTTCCCAAGCAGGTTCCGATAGAGGATATTGCATAGTCAGATGTTATTTTACCAATCAATATACCTGCTGATGCTAATATGGTACCTGATGTAATGATGGTTGGAAAAGCCTGATTCAGCGATTGTATCATTGCCTTATTTATTGGCATGAATTTCTTTAATTCCATATAGCGGCTTGTTATTACTATGGCATAATCTATGGTAGCCCCCATCTGTATTGATGTAACAACAAGATAACTCATGAAGAATATATTGGTATCTTGGATTACTGGAAAAGAGAAGTTGATCCATATACTACCTTGAATTGTTAAAACTAATAACACTGGAACACCTGCTGATTTAAAGGTAAATAGTAAGATAATCATTACAAATAGCCCTGATAGAATACTGATGATTAAATTATCTTTTGCAAAAAATGCTCCCAGATCATTATCACTGGTAGTAGCACCTGCGAAATGTACTTCATCATAATATTTATTAGCTATAGAATGAAATTTATCTAACCAGCCAAAAGCTTCTTCACCTTCTTCAGGCATATTCAAATTCAGTAATATCCTTGAATATTTATCACTTTCCAATTGAGCTTTACCTTCACATAATTTCTCATACAAATCATTCATCTTATTTTCTAGTTCTTCATCTAGATTATAATATCCAGCTTCTTTTTGATTGTATAGGAATATAAATATATCAATCAATGGTACGCCGTATTCATCCAGACCGTTGACCAATTTACTGTATGTACCTTGTTCAATTGCATAAGCTTGATATAGTAATTTTGATATTTCTATATCTATGTCTATTAATTCGGCAAATTGTCTTGGATTCAGTTTGTCAGTGACAAAATATCTGTCATCTACTTTGGTGTTTGCAAGTCCAATAGCAGAATCTGTTACTTTCAGTTTTTCATAATCCTTTAACAGCTTGCCTTCTAATTCATAATTTCCTGATGGTACCATAATCGCTAACAGATTATTGCTTCCAAAGGTTTCTTCTATCTTTTTCTTAGCAATTTGAGTCTCATTTTGTTTTACTGTAGTTAAAGTACTATAACCATATACATAATGAGTTTGATTTGATAAATAAAGTGCACCTACAACAACAACAACAAATAATGGAGGAATGATATATCTTGACTTTACTACGAATTTTCCCCAATTAGTTATTGATGGTACAAAGTTCTTATGTACAGTTTTATCCATTGAGTTACTAAATACCATCAATAATCCTGGCATCAATGTAAAAACAATCAATAAGCTGAATAATAAAGCCTTTATTAAAACAAGACCCATATCAAAACCTAGTTTGAACTGCATGAACATCAAAGCCATCAAACCAGATATTGTTGTCAAACTACTTGATGAAATTTCAGGGATTGCTTTACTAAGAGCTTTAATTGCCGCTTCTCTTGCTGGTAGATGTTCTCTTTCTTCTGTGAACCTATGGCATAATATTATGGCATAATCAATAGCCAATGCTAATTGCAGTACTACCGCAATGGAGTTGGATATAAATGAAATCTCCCCATACAAGAAATGGGTACCCATATTAAGTATGGCAGCAACACCAAATGTAAGTACTAAAACGGGTATTTCCATATAAGTTTTTGAAGTAAACAGTAAAACACCTAAGATAATGAATATAGCTACAACTAAAACCAATTTTATTTCAGATTCTAGTGAAGCAACTGAATCTTCGGTGATGGTACTGGATACGTAGTAATCGTAGTTATCTAAATAAGCAAGAACTTCTTTCATGGCATTTTGTGTTATTTCATCTTTATCTTCACCTTTGAAGGATATTGAAAAAAGTGCTGATGCCAATTTGTAATGATCTATACTTTCATCAAACTCAATACGAGAAACGCCTTCTATTTTTTCTAGATCCTCTTTTATTGATAGAGCTCTGTCATATGTAATATTTGATACCATAACTTTTGCTGTTCCATATGTTAGGAACTCTTCTTCCATAATGGTAAGCCCTTGCCTTGTCTGAGTTGTCTCAGGTAAATATGTAGTGATATCATTATTAACAGATACCCATGACTTAGAAAAGACGCAAAATATAACTAGTATTGTATATACTAGAAAAAAGGCGTTTCTTTTATCAATAATTTGAGTTGATAATTTTTCCATAAATGATACCTTGTTTTCTTTTTCCGCCATAAGCTACCCTCCTTCATGTAATTGAATGTATAAAAGAAAGTATAAAACAATTACCAACAATATACAATAGTCATTTTTACAAGATATATATATTATATTGTTTAGTTTTTTATGTATATAGCATAGTATAACCGACATAAGAATCAAAGAAAAGGGTACTCACGATGAGCTTATAAATAGGAATAATGTATATGCTCATATGTGGAAAGACTATCAAACATCTAGAACCTGCCAATATTATAATTATATACGTTCATACGAATGTTAAAATGCTAATGATAAATGCTGGAATAAGTTGATAATGATAATCATAATTATTGTTGATAATATACTAATATATTGATATAATTAGTATATTATAAGATTCTGAGATGATTGGCAGGGGTAATTATGACAGTACATATAGAATCAAGACAGGAATATATTAATTTTTATAAGAGCATTTCGGCTGTTAAAAAAAATGGAGATGAACTTATTCTAAGTATACTTCCACATTACGGAGCAGGAAAAATCAATATTATAAATATATCAAATTATCTTAGCATTATGATACTAGATATAAAATTGAAAGAAGATGTAGATATTATATATAGATTACCTAATCAACATTTTGAAATATCTTGCTGTCTAGGTGGTATAGCGCAAATATCAAGTAAGAATCATAAGACAATTAATATTGAGAAAGATAGTGTCATATTGTTGAATTCCAGTGATGACAATGAAATCAGTGGTAACATGAAGTTGTTTAAGAATAAGAAGTTTGTCAATATGGCTTTTTCTTTTGATAGAGAGACATATAGTGAATACCATAAGGTAATAAGTAAGGAATTATGGGGAGAAGTACTGACTTCTGATGAAGTCAAAAAAAAACATACTATCTTAGCAGAGAGGTTACCTCATATTAAAATTCTGTTTTTAAGTATATATAATATAGATATTGAGAATAGTAGCCTTAAGAAACTGTACATAGAAAGTAAGATATTAGAGATAATAACCCAAGTAGCATATGCTAGTTGTGATGAGCAGAATAAAATTAAGTTGAATGCTTATGAAAAAGAGCGAATTCAGAGAATACCTGATATAATGATGAAAAATCCATCCAATCCGCCTATGATTGATTCACTTGCTAAGACAACTAACATAAATGTCAATAGGTTAAAAAAAGGATTTAAATATCTATATGGTGACACAATATATAGTTATTTCAAAAAATTAAAATTACACAGGGCAGCTATATTAATTCAAACAACTGATAAAAGTATGTTGGATATAGCTCAAGATGTAGGATATTCAAGTCAAAGCCAGTTTGGAGCATCATTTAAAAAATATTATGGAGTAACACCTCTTGAATTTTCCAAACAAAAATATTTGTTATGACGTATCTTTTTGGGATAAAATTGAAACGGATTCGGAGATACAAAAAAAACTTCCTTTAGTATAATGTTAGGAGTGGCTAACAAATTAAATGCTAAAGGAGTTTTTTATGTCAAAATATATAATAAAAGGTACGAAAGTATTATTAGAGCTGTTAGATAAAAAAAGTAAAAACAATATGATTAAGTCTATATTAGCTGATTTATTGTCAGTTGCATGTAGTATTATGCCTATGTTCGGTTTGTATAATATCATAAATATCATCCTTCGTAAAAGTGATACAAAAGGGATGTTCATATGGGCTGGTGTCATTTTTATTTCTATTATACTAAAGATAATATTTCATGGTAAAGCTATCAGAATATCTCATATAGTCGCTTACGATACACTATATAACTTAAGGAAAGAACTGATTTACAAATTTTCTAGATTGAATCAAGGATATATGGATAGTAATTCTTCAGGAAAACTGAAAAATATCATTTTTGATGATATAGAATCATTAGAACAATTCTATGGACATCATATTCCAGAGATATTATCCAGTTTTTTAATTCCATTAGTCATGGAAATCATTTTATTGATCTTGGACGTGAGAATTGCTCTAGTCATGCTTATACCAGTAATAATATTTTTGATATGTTTACATAGAACCAATGTGTTGCAATCCAAAAACTTTGAGCAAATGTTTATTACTCAACAGAATCTCAATGCATCAATGGTTGAATATATAAATGCTATGAAAGAGATTAAAATATTTGGAGGCAATGAAAAAGTTTTTTGGAGATTTCAACAATCAGTTGACAGTTATAAAGAATTTATGGTGAAGTGGTTTAAAGATAGCAGATACTTAATGACTACTAGCGATATCATTTTATCTTCTGGTATAGTATTTGTATTTCCAGTTGCGGGGTATCTATATATTAATGGAAGTATTGATATTAGTAAGTTCTTATTATATCTGTTTGTTTCGCTATGTTTTTATTCGCCACTAGCCAAAATACCACAATTTACTGATGTGTTAAGTATAAATGCTCATATAGCAGAGCGTTTACAGATGTTATTAAACATGCAGGAACTCAAGAATCATGATTGCCAAAAAACGTGTGTATATGATGGGGATATTATTTTTGATAATGTTTCTTTTGGATATGATGAGAATAAGGTTATTGAGAATCTTTCTTTTACAATAAAGAAAAATCAAGTTGTAGGTTTAGTGGGACCTTCAGGTGGAGGAAAGAGTACAATAACAAAATTAATATCAAGATTCTGGGATGTTAATGAAGGGAAAATCTCTATAGATGGTGTTGATATAAAAGAAATATCTACAGAGAATCTAGCGAAATCTATAGCTTATGTAACTCAAAATGTAAGCACATTCCATATGTCTGTTAGAGATAACATAAAGATGGGAAAACCTGATGCTACAGAAGAAGAAATCATATGGGCTGCAAAAAATGCTATGTGCCATGATTTTATAATAAAACTACCAAAAGGATATGAAACTCTTTTAGGTGAAGATGGAATCAATTTATCAGGAGGACAAAAACAAAGAATAGCAATTGCAAGAGCACTGTTAAAGAATGCTCCTATTCTGTTATTGGATGAAGCTACTGCTTATATGGACCCGGATAATGAAGAACAATTGCAAAAAGTATTGACTAGATTAATGAAAAATAAAACGGTGATAATGATTGCACATAGACTTTCTACAGTCATCGATGCAGATAAAATATTAGTTCTAGACAAAGGAATAATCAAGGAAGAAGGAAACCATAATGATTTAATAGAAGTAGGTAAGATATATAAAAAAATGTGGGATTCTTTTAAATATGGTAGTTCGTGGACTCTAAGAAATAAGGAGGCTGAATAATGTTTAAGTTAATAAAAAGAATATTAGCTCTAAGTGGTGAAAAAAGGAAAAAGCTCTATATAGCCAATTTCTTTCAATTAATACAAGCAACTTGTGAAGGAATAGTCTATATAATCATTTATTTGGCTATAACTCATTTGGTTTCTGGCACATTCGATAAAACAATATTATTACAGTATTTTCTAAGTTTGTTAATAGTTATATCTCTAAGATATATATTTTTTTATCAAGTAAATAGACTGCAAGCTTCAGCAGGATACGAAATAATGAGGGATATCAGAATTGATGAAACCAAGAAATTGAATAATCTGCCACTAGGTGTTTTTCAAAGTAGAGGTATAGGGAAGTTAACATCAACTTTTACAACAGATATGACATTTATTGAAATGCACTGTATGTATGCAATATCAAGATATGTAGCAGGTATGAGCATTATTATTATGACTACAATAATTATGTTAATAGTTGATTGGAGATTAACTTTATTAGCTGTTTCTGGTTTTGTACCAGGATTTTTAGTATACAGGAATTCTAAGAAAAAGCTATTGATTAATGGACAGATACGTCATGAATCACAACAAAAATGTATATCAGCATTAATTGAATATCTAAATGGTTTAGAAACTATACGTTCATATCATATGACAGATAGAATATTCAGTAATATATTTGATAAATTGAATAAGTATAAAGATGCATCAAGCCGTTATGAAATTCAAGCTATCAAACCAATGGCATTGTATCAAATATTAATTAGAATAGGAATGGGTATGATTTTTATTGGAGGGTTGGCATTATATGTAAATAACATTGTCAGTTTAGAAGTTTTTATATTCTTTGCTGTAATCAGTACCTTATACTATCAGCCAATTGAATCAATTTTTCATGATTACGGTACTCTGAATATTATGGGGGTCGCTCTTGATCATCTAGACGAACTTAAAAAGGAAAAGCCTCTAGACAATCATGGCAGTAAAAACATTAGAAAATCTAATATAGAAGGAAATAGGATTAATTTCTGTTATCCTAAAAGTGAAAAAAATGCTATAGAGGGAATCAATTTTAGAATGGAACCTAAAACATTGAATGCTATAGTAGGACATTCGGGTAGTGGTAAAACTACTATGTTATATTTGATTTCCAGATTTTTTGATATTGATAGTGGAGAAATAATGATTGATAAGCATAATGTGAAAGATATAGAGTATGGTAATCTTCTTAAGAATATTAGCGTTGTATTCCAAGATTCATATTTATTGGAAGATACTATATTCAATAATATAAAAATGGGAAGTGAAGATGCCACCCGTGACGAAGTTATAGAAGCTGCTAAAGCTGCATGTTGTCATGATTTTATAATTGAATTGGAAAAGGGTTATGACACTGTAGTAGGAGAAGGGGGTAATACCCTTTCAGGAGGGGAGAAGCAAAGAATAACTATAGCCAGAGCTATCTTAAAAGATGTCCCAATAGTTTTACTGGATGAAGCGATGGCCAGTATAGATCCAGAAAACTCATGGCAGATTAAAAAAGCGATAGATGCATTGACTAGAGATAAGACAGTAATTCTTATAGCACATACACTGGGATATATAAAATATGCAGACCAGATTATTGTTATGGAGAATGGAAGGATTGAAGAACATGGCAAACACGATTATCTCATAGAACGTAATGGGATATATAAGAAAATGTGGGATATACAGCAGACTACAAAAGAATGGAAGGCTATTAATTAATGAGTAGGACAGCAATATTAAAAAAACTGTTTATTTCTATACTAACATTGATATTAGTTACTTTCATGTCCTTTTTGCTAGTTCAGATATCACCTATAGACCCTGTAGAAAGTTATATTAGATTACATGGTTCCAATCCAACGGCTGAAGCTGTCAGGGTAATCAGTAAATCACTTGGATTGGATAAACCATTGATAATACAGTATCTATTATGGATAAAAAATGCACTAACATTAAATTTTGGTAGTTCATTAGTAACAGGTAATCTGGTTGCTCATGAATTTTCAAATGCTATACCAAAAACTCTAACAATGGTGTCAGAAAGTATATTGATTCAGATTATAAGTATATTTTTAATTGGAACTCTAATGCAGCTAATCAATAATAAAATAATAAAAAGACTAATAGAGATTATTAATATTGCATGTTTATCAATACCTTTATTTTTAATTGGAACAATAGCCATTGATATATTTGCTATGAAATTAGATATAATAAATGTATTGAATTCAGGTAGGCTATGGCCTGCGTTATGTTTGGCTGTACCCTATACTGCTCTGTATAGTAATATGTTAAGTACGAATCTGGATAATCAGATGAAATCAGAATGGGCTGTTTATGCAAGATGTAGAGGTATATCAGATAAGAGAATCTTATTTTGCCATGCAATGGGACATTCCATAATTGAATTACTACCAAGTTTTGCACAGAATGTTGGAATACTCTTCGCTTGTTCTGGAATCATTGAAGCTGTTTTTTCATATAGAGGTGTTGGTAATCTAATAATAGAAGCAGTTATCCATAGGGACATACCTATGATTCATGCCAGTGTACTATTTCTAGCAATTATAATATTGTTAGCTAATTTTATTTCAGATATTTGTAAAATAATTATTGGACGTAGAGGAAGACATTATGAATAATAAGGCAAAAACAAAGATTATATTAGTTATTATTGTGTTTGTATTACTTGCAATGAGTAATAATTTTACTCCTCATAATCCTGTAAAACAAAATTTATCTATACGTTTGCAACCATCTTCCAAGGAATATCCTTTTGGTACAGATACACTAGGTAGATGCGTTTTATCAAGGGTTTTGGCTGGAGGGAAATTAACGATTGGTATTGTAATTCTGTCTAGTACAATGGTTCTTATTTTAGGAACTGTGTTTGGACTTATAAATGGACTATATAGCGGAAAGTTGGAAATAGTTTTTGAAAGTATAATAAACATGTTTACAGCACTGCCACCTATAATATACATCTTAGTTTTTGTTGGTATATGGGGTGGAGGAGCATTTACTATGATATTATCGCTAACTCTATCTAATTGGGCAAGAGTAGCTAAATTAGTAAAAGCAAAGGTTGATATTGAGAAAAATAAAGCTTATGTATTTTGTGCTATAACTAGTGGTGCTTCAAGGAACAGATTGATATTTGTACATATCCTGCCTAATTGTATAAGAGAGATATTAGTATTCATGAGCCTAATATGTGCAGATATGATTATCTTAATCGCTAGTTTTTCTTTTATAGGGATAGGATTAGGGTCTGATACGGTAAATTGGGGACAAATGATTGCTGAGGGACGCAGTAAAGTAAGAATCAGACCAGACATAATATTATATCCTGCTATAACAATATTTTTATCAACATTTTTATTTAACTATATTGGAAAAGAGACAGATTAGGGGAATTAGGATGTTAAGTATTAGAGAGCTATCAGTAATTACCAATAAGGACGAAGCATTAATCAAGGATGTCAGCTTTGATTTGCATAGGAAAGAATTGATATTTCTGACAGGCAAGAGCGGATGTGGAAAATCAACTATCTTAAAAGCAATAATGGGAAGCTTAGATGATAATTTGAAGGTTTATTCAACCAAATTTCAAGTTGATGATATAGATGTTAATAAATTGAACAATAGAAGAAAAAGGCGTTTATATGGAAAAAACATAGGATTAATTCCTCAAAACCCAATGAATGTCTTTGATCCAAGAAAAAGTATCAGAAGTCAGATATTAGAAAGTTATAAGGTAAGTCTGGATATCAATAAAAAACAATCTTTAATTTTAGCAAAAGACATGTTATCAAGTGTTAATTTAAAAGAAGTAAACATAATATTAGATTCATTGCCTCATGAGCTGTCAGGTGGAATGTTACAAAGAGTAATAATTGCCATTTTAATTGGAATAAAGCCTGATTATATATTAGCAGATGAACCTGTCTCTGCATTAGATGAAGATAATAAAAATGAAATCATCAAATTGTTATTATCTTTAAAAACACAGTCAGGGCTATTGATAACAACACATAATACTAAATTTCTAAGTTGTAATAATGACAAAACATTGATAATGAAAAACGGAAAAATAATTAAAGAAGAGAAAAGAAATAACTTAAAACCAGTATATAGTGATATTAATTCAATTGATGATAATTATTGTAATGAGGGAGATTTCAAATGGACTGTCTACAAGTGAAAAATGTAATAAAGAGATATTTGCAATTAGATGGTAAAGAAAAGGAAGTCTTAAGAGGAATTGATTTTACTGTAAAAAATCAAGAGACAGTTAGTCTTCTAGGAGAAAGTGGTTGTGGTAAAAGTACCCTTGCAAGAATTATATTAGGAATTGAAAAATTAGACAAAGGTAGTATTGTCATTAATGATACCTCAATAGAAACCTTTAGCTATAATAGGTATAGAAAAATCAGGAATAGTATTCAAGGTGTATTTCAAGATTCTACTGGTTCACTGAATCCTAAGCTAACTGTATTAAAGAATATGGAAGAGGGATTAAAGAACATAAGAAAGATAAATAGATATGATAGGAAAAAACAAATATCAGAGTTAATGGAACAATTAGATCTGCCATTAGATATATTAAAAACACCAGTTAAAGGGCTAAGTGGTGGTGAGCAGAGAAGAGTATCTCTAATAAGAGCTTTATTAGTAAGACCAGATATTTTAATACTAGATGAGATAACCAGTGGATTGGATGTTGAGTCCAAGGAAAAGGTTATATCATTATTGAGTACATATAAGAAACAGTATAATTGCGCCTTTCTGTTGATAACTCATGATAAATCCTTAGCTTATAAGATATCAGATAGGATTTTATATATAGAAGAAGGAATTATTACAAAACAAGGTGAAAGGAAAAGATGAAGAATGAGAAAAAATATAATAATGCTAGTGGTAATGCTGATTATGGGGAGCATGTTAACAGGATGTGGGAAAGATGATAAGAAGGAAAAAGTTATTAGTGAATTAGGTCAAGATAAAAATGCAGAAGTCAGTAAAGCAGAAGATGACAAGGAGAAAGTATTGAATATGGGTTTTGGTGGTAATCTAGAAAATTATACTCCAGTTACAGCATATGGATTGAACTTTACTCCTGTTAATCTAGTTTTCGAAACTTTGGTAAAATATGATAATGGAAAAATTATTCCTTATCTTGCAAAATCATGGAAATGGAATGAAGAAAATAATGAAATAATTTTTTATCTAAGAGATGATGTAGTATTCCATGATGGAGAGAAGTTTAATGCTGAGGCTGTTAAATTAAACTTTGAATGGCAGAAACAAAATATGTTGTTTACATATCTAAAAGGATTACATCTAATAAAAGAAATAGAAGTTGTTGACGACTATGAAGTAAAGTTAAAATATGATGCCCCTTATTATGCAGTTTTGCAAGATTTGTCATCAGCTAATCCAGTGGGAATAGTATCTCCGAAAACTCTTGACATGAATAATTTTGAAGTCATTAATGGATCAGTTGGAACTGGACCTTATAAATATAGTGTTTACGATAATAATATTGGTACCACATTAATGGTAAATGATGATTATTGGGGGGGATCTCCTAAATATGATAAAGTAGTCATTAAATATATACCGGACTCTAATTCTAGAATAATGGCATTAGAATCTGGAGAGATTGACATGATATTTGGGGCTGATTGGATTAGTTATGACGATTATACACAAGAGGTACAGGTTGATAATATAGATGGAAAGATTGCCAAGCAGACAACTAAAACTAGAAATATTCTTCTTAATGCAGGTTCAGATATTTTATCTGATTTAAAAGTTAGAGAAGCAATAGTATATGCTGTTGATAAAGAAGATATTGTCAATAATCTTATGTATGGATATGAAGAGATTGCCCCTAGTATTCTAGATGATGACTTACCTCATTGTGATATTAAATATGATGTTAATAGAAAGTATGATGTAGAGAAAGCAAAAAAATTATTAGAAGAAGCAGGATGGAAAATCTCAAATGATGGTATTAGAGAAAAAGATGGTAAAAGACTCTCTATCAAATTTATATACCAAATGGAGCGTAGTCTTAATAGTGAAATAGCTGAAATTATCAAAGCACAATTAAATAGAATTGGTATCGAAGTAGAAACAGAAGGACT
The window above is part of the Vallitalea guaymasensis genome. Proteins encoded here:
- a CDS encoding efflux RND transporter permease subunit; the protein is MAEKENKVSFMEKLSTQIIDKRNAFFLVYTILVIFCVFSKSWVSVNNDITTYLPETTQTRQGLTIMEEEFLTYGTAKVMVSNITYDRALSIKEDLEKIEGVSRIEFDESIDHYKLASALFSISFKGEDKDEITQNAMKEVLAYLDNYDYYVSSTITEDSVASLESEIKLVLVVAIFIILGVLLFTSKTYMEIPVLVLTFGVAAILNMGTHFLYGEISFISNSIAVVLQLALAIDYAIILCHRFTEEREHLPAREAAIKALSKAIPEISSSSLTTISGLMALMFMQFKLGFDMGLVLIKALLFSLLIVFTLMPGLLMVFSNSMDKTVHKNFVPSITNWGKFVVKSRYIIPPLFVVVVVGALYLSNQTHYVYGYSTLTTVKQNETQIAKKKIEETFGSNNLLAIMVPSGNYELEGKLLKDYEKLKVTDSAIGLANTKVDDRYFVTDKLNPRQFAELIDIDIEISKLLYQAYAIEQGTYSKLVNGLDEYGVPLIDIFIFLYNQKEAGYYNLDEELENKMNDLYEKLCEGKAQLESDKYSRILLNLNMPEEGEEAFGWLDKFHSIANKYYDEVHFAGATTSDNDLGAFFAKDNLIISILSGLFVMIILLFTFKSAGVPVLLVLTIQGSIWINFSFPVIQDTNIFFMSYLVVTSIQMGATIDYAIVITSRYMELKKFMPINKAMIQSLNQAFPTIITSGTILASAGILIGKITSDYAISSIGTCLGRGTIISLILVMGVLPQTLLFGDKIIEKTAFVLKRRGIITLHRGNLKMNGRLQGYISGYVDAEIKGTIKGEVKGIVEMGSVTTDNKELEMREEVVD
- a CDS encoding AraC family transcriptional regulator, which produces MTVHIESRQEYINFYKSISAVKKNGDELILSILPHYGAGKINIINISNYLSIMILDIKLKEDVDIIYRLPNQHFEISCCLGGIAQISSKNHKTINIEKDSVILLNSSDDNEISGNMKLFKNKKFVNMAFSFDRETYSEYHKVISKELWGEVLTSDEVKKKHTILAERLPHIKILFLSIYNIDIENSSLKKLYIESKILEIITQVAYASCDEQNKIKLNAYEKERIQRIPDIMMKNPSNPPMIDSLAKTTNINVNRLKKGFKYLYGDTIYSYFKKLKLHRAAILIQTTDKSMLDIAQDVGYSSQSQFGASFKKYYGVTPLEFSKQKYLL
- a CDS encoding ABC transporter ATP-binding protein, yielding MSKYIIKGTKVLLELLDKKSKNNMIKSILADLLSVACSIMPMFGLYNIINIILRKSDTKGMFIWAGVIFISIILKIIFHGKAIRISHIVAYDTLYNLRKELIYKFSRLNQGYMDSNSSGKLKNIIFDDIESLEQFYGHHIPEILSSFLIPLVMEIILLILDVRIALVMLIPVIIFLICLHRTNVLQSKNFEQMFITQQNLNASMVEYINAMKEIKIFGGNEKVFWRFQQSVDSYKEFMVKWFKDSRYLMTTSDIILSSGIVFVFPVAGYLYINGSIDISKFLLYLFVSLCFYSPLAKIPQFTDVLSINAHIAERLQMLLNMQELKNHDCQKTCVYDGDIIFDNVSFGYDENKVIENLSFTIKKNQVVGLVGPSGGGKSTITKLISRFWDVNEGKISIDGVDIKEISTENLAKSIAYVTQNVSTFHMSVRDNIKMGKPDATEEEIIWAAKNAMCHDFIIKLPKGYETLLGEDGINLSGGQKQRIAIARALLKNAPILLLDEATAYMDPDNEEQLQKVLTRLMKNKTVIMIAHRLSTVIDADKILVLDKGIIKEEGNHNDLIEVGKIYKKMWDSFKYGSSWTLRNKEAE
- a CDS encoding ABC transporter ATP-binding protein — its product is MFKLIKRILALSGEKRKKLYIANFFQLIQATCEGIVYIIIYLAITHLVSGTFDKTILLQYFLSLLIVISLRYIFFYQVNRLQASAGYEIMRDIRIDETKKLNNLPLGVFQSRGIGKLTSTFTTDMTFIEMHCMYAISRYVAGMSIIIMTTIIMLIVDWRLTLLAVSGFVPGFLVYRNSKKKLLINGQIRHESQQKCISALIEYLNGLETIRSYHMTDRIFSNIFDKLNKYKDASSRYEIQAIKPMALYQILIRIGMGMIFIGGLALYVNNIVSLEVFIFFAVISTLYYQPIESIFHDYGTLNIMGVALDHLDELKKEKPLDNHGSKNIRKSNIEGNRINFCYPKSEKNAIEGINFRMEPKTLNAIVGHSGSGKTTMLYLISRFFDIDSGEIMIDKHNVKDIEYGNLLKNISVVFQDSYLLEDTIFNNIKMGSEDATRDEVIEAAKAACCHDFIIELEKGYDTVVGEGGNTLSGGEKQRITIARAILKDVPIVLLDEAMASIDPENSWQIKKAIDALTRDKTVILIAHTLGYIKYADQIIVMENGRIEEHGKHDYLIERNGIYKKMWDIQQTTKEWKAIN
- a CDS encoding ABC transporter permease — encoded protein: MSRTAILKKLFISILTLILVTFMSFLLVQISPIDPVESYIRLHGSNPTAEAVRVISKSLGLDKPLIIQYLLWIKNALTLNFGSSLVTGNLVAHEFSNAIPKTLTMVSESILIQIISIFLIGTLMQLINNKIIKRLIEIINIACLSIPLFLIGTIAIDIFAMKLDIINVLNSGRLWPALCLAVPYTALYSNMLSTNLDNQMKSEWAVYARCRGISDKRILFCHAMGHSIIELLPSFAQNVGILFACSGIIEAVFSYRGVGNLIIEAVIHRDIPMIHASVLFLAIIILLANFISDICKIIIGRRGRHYE